From Xiphophorus couchianus chromosome 23, X_couchianus-1.0, whole genome shotgun sequence, one genomic window encodes:
- the f9a gene encoding coagulation factor IXa isoform X1: MAQSVSVGFTLKVRMARVFLSLLLLDFHLGSAAPNNVLLSEKTADSFLKRHKRENTGRFEEFLPGNLERECIEEKCNLEEAREIFENDEKTMAFWSRYVDGNQCASSPCLNQGSCKDHLGYYICTCVSGFTGTNCEIVLQKRCDVNNGDCKHFCGTIGNFGAKCFCATGYELMSDGVSCEATVEFPCGKTGLTVVKPVIRSFYNPGLSDHLNATSPTNMTLTAAASTTEPDLDSYDYDDFGQNQSLSDLLLWESNHSENISLEPQTPFKRIVGGRSAAPGEIPWQVPFRRTDIRNIVASCTTFCFYPLVCSSVSFFQVGLIAKPSGQLFCGGSILSERWVITAAHCLKEASGSFSVRVGEHNTQITEGREQDYEVLEKHAHPRYNATLNTYNHDIALLYLKDPISFSAMVRPICIGPMAFIEALMKQPSPATVSGWGRTRFLGFTSNILQKIEVPFIDQTECKKSSNERITPVMFCAGFYNVAKDACQGDSGGPHAKSYRDTWFLTGIVSWGEECAKEGKYGVYTRVSVYYSWIKYVMSVTKRRLASDVEYPDS, from the exons ATGGCCcaaagtgtttctgttggaTTTACGCTAAAAGTTAGGATGGCAcgagtttttctgtctttgctaCTTTTGGACTTTCACCTTGGCTCGGCAG CCCCAAACAATGTGCTCCTCTCTGAGAAGACAGCCGACAGCTTCCTCAAGAGACACAAACGTGAGAACACTGGGAGGTTCGAGGAGTTTCTGCCGGGAAACCTGGAAAGAGAATGTATAGAAGAGAAATGTAACCTGGAAGAAGCCAGGGAGATATTTGAGAATGATGAAAAGACT ATGGCATTTTGGTCAAGATATGTAG atggcaatcAGTGCGCATCGAGCCCATGTCTGAACCAGGGGTCATGCAAAGACCATCTGGGCTACTACATCTGCACATGTGTGTCTGGCTTCACTGGCACAAACTGTGAGATCG TCTTACAAAAAAGATGTGACGTAAACAATGGAGACTGCAAACACTTCTGTGGCACAATAGGAAACTTTGGGGCAAAATGCTTCTGCGCGACAGGATATGAGTTGATGTCGGATGGGGTCAGCTGTGAAGCAACAG TTGAATTCCCCTGTGGGAAAACTGGACTAACCGTTGTGAAGCCAGTCATAAGGTCTTTCTACAACCCTGGGCTTTCGGACCACCTGAACGCCACATCTCCAACCAACATGACTCTTACAGCAGCAGCCAGCACCACAGAGCCAGATCTGGATTCGTATGACTATGACGACTTTGGTCAGAATCAGTCTCTTAGTGACCTGCTTTTATGGGAATCCAATCACTCTGAAAACATCTCTTTGGAGCCACAAACACCTTTCAAACGTATAGTTGGTGGGAGGTCAGCCGCTCCAGGAGAGATTCCCTGGCAGGTACCGTTTAGACGCACAGATATCAGGAACATTGTGGCATCCTGCACAACATTCTGTTTCTATCCCCTAGTCTGTTCATCAGTTTCATTTTTCCAGGTTGGACTGATAGCAAAGCCCAGTGGTCAGTTATTTTGTGGGGGCTCCATCCTCTCAGAGCGTTGGGTCATCACTGCTGCTCATTGTCTGAAGGAGGCGTCCGGCTCCTTCTCAGTCAGAGTGG GGGAACATAATACTCAAATCACGGAGGGCCGAGAGCAAGACTATGAGGTGTTGGAGAAACACGCACATCCACGCTACAACGCAACCTTAAACACGTACAACCACGACATTGCTTTGCTCTACCTCAAAGACCCTATCAGCTTCTCAGCAATGGTCCGACCGATCTGCATCGGGCCCATGGCTTTCATCGAGGCCTTAATGAAACAACCTTCCCCGGCTACGGTGAGCGGCTGGGGCCGCACTCGCTTCCTGGGGTTCACTTCCAACATTCTGCAGAAGATTGAGGTTCCCTTCATAGATCAGACTGAGTGTAAAAAAAGCAGCAACGAAAGGATCACTCCTGTCATGTTCTGCGCTGGATTCTACAATGTGGCCAAAGACGCCTGTCAGGGCGACAGCGGAGGTCCTCACGCAAAGAGCTACCGAGACACTTGGTTCCTGACGGGGATTGTGAGCTGGGGGGAGGAATGTGCAAAAGAAGGGAAGTACGGCGTGTACACCCGGGTTTCTGTTTACTACAGCTGGATAAAGTATGTGATGAGTGTAACTAAACGCAGGCTGGCTTCAGATGTGGAATACCCAGACTCATGA
- the f9a gene encoding coagulation factor IXa isoform X2: MAQSVSVGFTLKVRMARVFLSLLLLDFHLGSAAPNNVLLSEKTADSFLKRHKRENTGRFEEFLPGNLERECIEEKCNLEEAREIFENDEKTMAFWSRYVDGNQCASSPCLNQGSCKDHLGYYICTCVSGFTGTNCEIVLQKRCDVNNGDCKHFCGTIGNFGAKCFCATGYELMSDGVSCEATVEFPCGKTGLTVVKPVIRSFYNPGLSDHLNATSPTNMTLTAAASTTEPDLDSYDYDDFGQNQSLSDLLLWESNHSENISLEPQTPFKRIVGGRSAAPGEIPWQVGLIAKPSGQLFCGGSILSERWVITAAHCLKEASGSFSVRVGEHNTQITEGREQDYEVLEKHAHPRYNATLNTYNHDIALLYLKDPISFSAMVRPICIGPMAFIEALMKQPSPATVSGWGRTRFLGFTSNILQKIEVPFIDQTECKKSSNERITPVMFCAGFYNVAKDACQGDSGGPHAKSYRDTWFLTGIVSWGEECAKEGKYGVYTRVSVYYSWIKYVMSVTKRRLASDVEYPDS, encoded by the exons ATGGCCcaaagtgtttctgttggaTTTACGCTAAAAGTTAGGATGGCAcgagtttttctgtctttgctaCTTTTGGACTTTCACCTTGGCTCGGCAG CCCCAAACAATGTGCTCCTCTCTGAGAAGACAGCCGACAGCTTCCTCAAGAGACACAAACGTGAGAACACTGGGAGGTTCGAGGAGTTTCTGCCGGGAAACCTGGAAAGAGAATGTATAGAAGAGAAATGTAACCTGGAAGAAGCCAGGGAGATATTTGAGAATGATGAAAAGACT ATGGCATTTTGGTCAAGATATGTAG atggcaatcAGTGCGCATCGAGCCCATGTCTGAACCAGGGGTCATGCAAAGACCATCTGGGCTACTACATCTGCACATGTGTGTCTGGCTTCACTGGCACAAACTGTGAGATCG TCTTACAAAAAAGATGTGACGTAAACAATGGAGACTGCAAACACTTCTGTGGCACAATAGGAAACTTTGGGGCAAAATGCTTCTGCGCGACAGGATATGAGTTGATGTCGGATGGGGTCAGCTGTGAAGCAACAG TTGAATTCCCCTGTGGGAAAACTGGACTAACCGTTGTGAAGCCAGTCATAAGGTCTTTCTACAACCCTGGGCTTTCGGACCACCTGAACGCCACATCTCCAACCAACATGACTCTTACAGCAGCAGCCAGCACCACAGAGCCAGATCTGGATTCGTATGACTATGACGACTTTGGTCAGAATCAGTCTCTTAGTGACCTGCTTTTATGGGAATCCAATCACTCTGAAAACATCTCTTTGGAGCCACAAACACCTTTCAAACGTATAGTTGGTGGGAGGTCAGCCGCTCCAGGAGAGATTCCCTGGCAG GTTGGACTGATAGCAAAGCCCAGTGGTCAGTTATTTTGTGGGGGCTCCATCCTCTCAGAGCGTTGGGTCATCACTGCTGCTCATTGTCTGAAGGAGGCGTCCGGCTCCTTCTCAGTCAGAGTGG GGGAACATAATACTCAAATCACGGAGGGCCGAGAGCAAGACTATGAGGTGTTGGAGAAACACGCACATCCACGCTACAACGCAACCTTAAACACGTACAACCACGACATTGCTTTGCTCTACCTCAAAGACCCTATCAGCTTCTCAGCAATGGTCCGACCGATCTGCATCGGGCCCATGGCTTTCATCGAGGCCTTAATGAAACAACCTTCCCCGGCTACGGTGAGCGGCTGGGGCCGCACTCGCTTCCTGGGGTTCACTTCCAACATTCTGCAGAAGATTGAGGTTCCCTTCATAGATCAGACTGAGTGTAAAAAAAGCAGCAACGAAAGGATCACTCCTGTCATGTTCTGCGCTGGATTCTACAATGTGGCCAAAGACGCCTGTCAGGGCGACAGCGGAGGTCCTCACGCAAAGAGCTACCGAGACACTTGGTTCCTGACGGGGATTGTGAGCTGGGGGGAGGAATGTGCAAAAGAAGGGAAGTACGGCGTGTACACCCGGGTTTCTGTTTACTACAGCTGGATAAAGTATGTGATGAGTGTAACTAAACGCAGGCTGGCTTCAGATGTGGAATACCCAGACTCATGA